From the Thermus islandicus DSM 21543 genome, the window GATTTTCCGGGGGCTTCAGCAGGAACTGGGGTGGACGGGGCATCGGCACTGGCGTAGGGCCAGGTTGCTGGCCCATCTGGCCTTGGGGTTGGTGGCCTATGGGCTCATTGAGTGTCAGCGAGAGCGGCTGCAGTTGAGTTTCTACCCATGCCGAAGGAGACTTATCGCCGGTAAGCTGAGCCTGGATTTGAGCCCTCTGTTACCGGTGCAGGTGGAGGCCGCGTAAGTCCAGAGCGAAGAAGACTCCTGGAGGTAGACCCCCTGGAGGTTTTGACGTGTACTTAGGGCCTACCCATAAACGCAACCCTAAGAGCGCCCGCCCCGGCTTGGCTCCAACTTCGCACTCCGGACTTACATTCCCTTCCCTAATGGACAAGCAAGGCTCCGGTCGGCGGGAAGCGAGCCGTAAGGAGTCCTTAAGCTTTGTCCCGACCTAGCCAAAAGCAACAAGGCAGTCTTCAGCTCCTGGTGCTGCGCCCAGGCCCTCTACCTGGGCCTTTCCAAGGGCCCCCTTTGCAGGAAGACAATCCCTTCCCCGCCCTTTCTCCTTGCCGTCTGCCCCCTTCCTATTCTGGTTGTTCAGCCGTACCCTCTTGCGCTGGCCATTAAATCGGCTTTTGCTGTAAATCCTAACTAAGGTCGCCAAGCGCCCCGTTGCACGGCGGGAACAAAATCCGCCAGATTGGCTTCGGGCAAGGGAACCAGCGCCCCAGTTTCCGCAGAAAGATACGCCGCCATCAGGAGTTCCGTCACGCGAAGACCCTCCTCCAGCGTGGTGTAGGGCCGCCTCCCCTCTAGGAAGCTCTGCACCATGTGTTGGTTCTCGGCCACGTATCCGTAGGTAAAGGCCTCCTCCGCCAAGAAAGGCATCAGGCCTTGTTCGGCGTTCTGTTTCTCCACCAGATCTTCACCCGTTTCGCCCTGTACCCGGCGGCTAAAGAAGACCTTCGCCTCCCCCTCGAGGGTGTTCACAAAGAGGCTGTACTCTGGGCCGAGGAGCTCGAACGTCAGCCTAAGGCCCGGCCCGACAAAGCTCCAGGAGGTGCTGGCTTCCACCAGCACCTTCTTCCCTTCCGGGGTCCGGAGGACGACCCGGGCCGCAGCATAGTCCTCGGCCGGAGCAGAGCGGTAATCCACCTCACCCCCTGTTTCCTGAAAGAGGGCCTCGGCGTAAGGGGAGTGCGTCCACTTGAGCCCGGCCACTTGGGCCGTAACCGCTTCGGGCAATAGCTGGGCCATCGGTGTCCCGGGCGGGGTAAGGAGGAACCAGCCCGCCGCCACGCTGTGACACATCATGTCCGAAAGGACGCCGCCCCCTTGGAGGTCACCCCGCCAAAACCAGGGCCGGTGAGGACCACTGTGTTCCTCGGCGGCCCGAGCCAGATACGGCCGCCCGGCCAGCGGTGCACCTCGCCGCCAGACCAGCTCCTTTCCCCGGGTGAGGGAGGGAGCGTAGATCTGGTTTTCCAAGTAGCCGTGGAGGATTCCGGCGTCCTCGAGGGCCTGAAGGATGGCGTGAGCCTCCTTCAGGGTACGGGCCATGGGTTTTTCCCAGGCCAGACCCCGGAGGGCGGAGCGCCCCGAGCGTACCTCGTCGGCAATGGTTTCCGCCACCTCCAGGCGCACGTGGTTCGGCACCCCTACCCAGACCGCCTCCACCTCCGGGTCCTGGAGGAACGCCCTCAGGTCGGTGTATACCCGGGGGCGGCCGACCCCAAGATCCCGCGCGAGCTCCGCCAAGCGCTCCGCAGAGCCATGCCTCCGGCTGCAGATGGCTGTGATCTCCGCTCCACGCACGTAGCGGAAGGCCTTGAGGTGGAACTCGTTGATGAAGCCCGCCCCCAACAGCCCTATCCCCAGCACCTCCATCTCCCTACGCATGTAGCCACCTCCTCACTGCCTCAAAGGCCGGCCTCGCCCATAGAAGGCAAGAAGGGCCAAGAGGATGAGCCCAAAGGCAACCTGTCGTCCGAATTCCTCTACCCTCAGGGTGAGAAGGACGCTTTGGAGGAGCGTGATGAGCAGCGCCCCCGCCACCGTCCCACCGTACCCTCCCACTCCCCCCGAAAGGGACGTCCCTCCCGCCACCACGGCGATGACGGAGGGTAAGGTGTAGGCCTCGCCCAGGGTGAGATGGATGAGCTGGACGTGGCCTAGCAGAATCACCCCACCCAGGGCGTTGAACATGCCCGCCAGCGCGTAGGTCAAGACCACGTAGCCTTCAACCGGGATTCCCGAAAGTCTAGCTGCGGCTCGATTGGCACCCAACGCGTAGAGGGCCTTGCCATAGGGGGTGCGGCTCAGGAGGAAAGAGACGACGAAGCCTAGGAAGGCCCAGAGAAAGATCACCCCAGGGATCCCCAAGACCCAAGGCTCGGAAACGAGGCGCACCAGGAGGGGAGGCACGTCCCCCCGCTCCCGGCCCCCGACCCAAAGGATGAGGCCTAGGACCACGCTGGAAAGGCCTAGGGTGGCCACCAGAGGGGGTAGGCGCACGTGGACAATCAGGACGCCGTTGAGGGCCCCCAGCCCTAGGCCCACCAGGAGAGCCAGGGCAACAGCGGGCCCGAAAAGGGCATCCTGGCCGCGGGTGAAGTTGTAGACCACAATAGCCCCCAGCGTAGCCACGGCTCCTACCGAAAGGTCCACCCCCTCGCCCCCGGAGAGGACGACCAGCGTTTGCCCTACCGAAAGGAGGCCGAGCACCGCAGCGATCTTCAGGAGGTTCAAGGTCTGGCTCCAGGTGAGGGGCGTAGGCTGGACTAAGGCCTGAAGCATAAGGAGGAAAAGGGCCAGGAGAAAAGCCAGGCCCACGGGGCCAAACCTCGCGGCAGGGCTCCTCAGCCGCTCCACAGCCGCCTCCCAAGAAGCGCATTGGAAGCCGCCAGGGCCAGAAGGACCACTACCCCCTCGGCAAGGAGCTGGAGATTGGAGGGAACCCCCAGGAAAAAGACCAGGTTGCGGAAGAGGGCGAGGAGGAGGGCCCCGAGAAGCGAACCCTCCACGCTCCCTGCCCCTCCGGAAAGCCGGGTGCCCCCTAAGGCCACGGCAGCGATGGCGGGGAGCGTGAGGGGCTGACCTACCAGGGGGTCCCCCGTTCCCGTTTCGGCCAAGAGGAGAAGCCCGCCCGCGCCGGAGAGTAGACCGCCGATCAGGTAGGCCTGGAGGAGGACTTGGGGCACCGGGACCCCGTTGGCGTAGGCGGCCAGGGGATTGCCTCCGACGGCATAGAGGCAGCGCCCGAAGGGACTTCTCGCCAGGAGGCGGCCCAGGAAACCGAGAAGGAGGAAACAGGTCGGCGGGACCCAGGTGAGGGCAAAGAGGTCCTGGAACCCCGGGGGCACTGAGCCGCCGGGTTGAGGCAGGACCCAAAGGGCCAAGCCACCGAAGAGGAATCCCGTGGCGAAGGTGGCCACCAAGGGCTGCAGCCTAAGGTAGGCCACGACAAGGCCGTTGACGAGACCTCCTGCACCCGCAACGAGAAGGGCGACGAGGGGAGCGAGGAGGGGGCGCTCCCCAAAAAGAGCGGCCGCGACCACCAAGCTTAGGGTGAGGAGAGCCCCGGAGGAAAGGTCGATTCCCCCGCCTAAGATCACCAGGGTCTGACCCGCAGCGAGGAGGGCCAGGGGTAGGGCGCTGAAGAGAAAGCGGGCCAGATTGGTTGAGTCTAGGAGGGCCGGCGCCAGAATGACGTTGCCCAAAAAGAGCAATAGGGCGAGAAGAAGGGCAGGGAGGTAGGGCACTCTAGCCATGACCCCCTCCTGCCCCCAAACCGGCGGCGATAAGGCCCTCCCGGGTGAGCTCGGGCCCTCGGAGCTCCGCTACCAGCCGACCCCCCGCCAGGACCAAAACGCGATGGGCATTTTGGAGAAGCTCCTCCTCATCGCTGGCATAGAGCAGGACCCCCAACCCCTCCCGTGCCAAGGCCCGCACCCGGCGGTAGAAGGCAGCCCGGGTCGGCGGGTCTACGCCCACCGCAGGATCATCCAGGAGGAGGAGGCGCGGGCCAGCAAGGAGTGCCCGGCCCAAGAGCACTTTCTGCTGGTTACCGCCGGAGAGGCTCGCCATGGGCGCTTCCAAACCGGCGTAGACCAGGTCCAGGCTCTTGGCCACCTCAGAAGCTGACGCATAAGCTCGCGCCAGATCCAGTAAGGGTCCCCAGCGAAACCGCCCCCAGCTTGCTGCAAGAAGGTTTTCTCCCACGGAGCGCGTGAGGAAGGCCAGGGCGGCGCGGTCTCCCCCAACGTAGGCCATCCCCAGGCGAAGAGCCTCCCCGGGATGGGTGGGGTGAACGGACCGGCCCGCGAGCCAGACCTCTCCCTGCCAGGGCAGGGCCCCGTAGAGCGCGAGGAGCAATTCCCGTTGCCCCTGGCCCTGGAGGCCCCCTAGGCCGACCACCTCCCCCGGCCCCACCTGAAGGTCCACGCCCCTAAGCCCTGGAGCCACAAGCCCCCGCACCTGGAGGAGGGGCTGGCCCTGAAGGATGGCCCCCTCGGGCGCGGCTTGCCCCTCCTCCTTTTCCTCCGCTCCCGCCATGAGCCGGACCAGCTCCTCCGGGCGAAGGCCCCGGGTAGAAAGGGTGCCCACCACCTCGCCTGCCCTGAGCACCGCCACCCGGTGGGCCAGTTCCAAAACTTCCCCCAGGCGGTGGGTCACGAAGAGGACCGTCCCTCCTGCGGCGACAAAGCGCCTGAGGAGGGCAAAGAGGCGTCCCACACTTTCCCGGTCCAGGGCCGCGGTAGGCTCGTCCAGAATGAGGAGTCTCGGTCCAAGCAACATCGCTTTGGCCACTTCCAGAAGCTGGCGCTGCCCTTGGGAAAGGCTGCCTGCCCGGGCTTCTAGGGGCCACTCCCCAAGGCTAGCCAGAAAGGACTGGAGCTCGGAGCGGGCAGGCAGAGGCCGACCGAGGGCCAGGAAAGGAAGACAAAGGTTGTCCACCACGGAAAGGAGGGGGAGGAGGCTCCCCTCCTGGTAGGCGACGGCGATTCCCTGGGCTAGGGCCCCACGAGGATCCCTGGGCCGGAATGGGCGCCCCTCCCACAGCACCTGGCCGGCATCGGGGGCCACCAGGCCGGCGACGATGCGGATCAGGGTGCTCTTTCCGCTACCGTTGGCCCCTACAAGCCCGAGGATCTCTCCCCTCTCCACCTGGAGTTCCACCCCACGGAGGGCCTGGGTGGGACCGAAACGCTTCCTGAGGCCGCGAACTTCCAAGAGGGCCATCACTGGAAGTAGCTATCCGCCTGTTGATCAGAGATGATTCCATCGAGCACGTAGGTGTCCGGCTTGCCCTGAATCTGCCGCAAGGCCTCCTCTAGGGTCGCGTCCGTCACCTGGCCGGGAATGGGTACGTAAATGGTGTTGCGGAAGGGGCCCGCGAGGATACCGGGCTTGAGCTTCCTGCCCTGAAGGAGACGGATCATAACCTTGAGGCCGCTCGCCCCGACCCCGGGAGGGTTGTACACCCCGAAGGACCTGAAGTCAGGGTACTTCTTTTTTGCGTCGGCCCAAAGCCTCAGGTATCCTGCCCTGGCCTCCCCGGCCATGACCGGAAGCCTGGGCAGGTTGGCGGCGAGGAGGGCCCTGAGCGCCCCTTCCGCCATCCCATCCTGGGACCAGACCCCATCGATCTGGGGATAGGAGGCAAGGAGGCGGGACATCACCTCCTGACCCTTAGCCTGATCCCAATCCGCGTTGGCCACGTTGAGCACTTTGATGTTGGGGTACTGGGCCAACACCTCCTTCACCCCTTGGTAACGGGCCTCATTGGCCGGATGCCCAGCAATGCCGTTGATGATAACGATGTTGCCCTTGCCTCCCAGGGCCTCTGCCAGCCAGCGCATGCTGATCTTCGCCCACTCCTTTTGGTCTATGGTCACGTTCAGAGCCTCCGGGGCCGAGACCTCCTGGTCCACGGCGATGACCCGCACCCCCGAGCGCACGGCATCGCGGATGGCCCCGTTGAGGCCGGACTGGGAGTTCGGATTAATGAGGATCCCGTTCACCCGCCGGAGAACCAGGTTGCGGATTTGGTTGATCTGGCCCGCCACGTCCACGTTAGCGCTCTGAATGACAAGATCGCGGGTCAGGCCCTGGCGCTTATACACCTCGTTTAGGGAGCGCATGTTGTCCAGCATCTGAACCCGCCATTCGCTGCCCACAAAGCCATTCGATACCCCTATGGTGAACGGGGCACGGGCCCTCTGGGCGAAGACCACGGCGAGAACGGCCAGTGCCGCAACGACTGCGGTCAAACCAAGGAGCTTCCTAAGCATTCCGCCACCTCCTTTGAGGTTTGAACCTCAGTGTCAAGGCTAAGCAAACAAAGTCGTTCAGTCAAGGTCAAACTTTGTTCATTTTAGGAAGAAGTTACGCCGTGTACAGGCAGGCTTTAGGTATAAACTTAGAGGGTGGGTAAGCCCTCTCCCCTGCTCGCCCTCGGAGACCTCACCCCTGCGGAAGCGCAGATCCTGAATCTCCTCCTTTGGCATCGGACCCTCACGCGCGGGGAATTGTCCCGAGAAATGAACTTTTCCCGCAGCAAGGTCCACGAGCTGGTGGCCGGGCTCCTCGACCGCGGTCTGTTGCAGGAGGTGGGGCTTTCCCCGTCCACCGGGGGGAGGCCCCCTGTGACCCTCGCCTTTCGCGAGGACCTCGGGGTTTTGGGAGCAGTGGACTTGGGGGCCACCAGCCTAGACGTGGCCCTCCTCTCCCCCAGCCTGCGGCTCCTAGCCCATCATGCGGAGGACTTGGATGTCCGGCTGGGCCCTGGGCCCGTCATGGCCCGGGTACGGGGTCTGTTGACCCGGCTTCTCGAAGCCCTCGGCCTCGGCCCGGACCACCTCTTGGCCATCGGCATGGGGGTACCTGGGCCGGTAGAGTTCAAGAGTGGCCTCTTGATCAACCCCCCTATCATGCCGGGCTGGGAGGGGTTTTCCATCCGGGACTACCTACAAGAAACCTTCCCCTGTGCCGTCTTCGTGGACAACGACGTGAACGTGATGGCCTTGGGCGAGCTTTGGTGGGACCGTCGCCGCCACGAAAACTTCGTGGTCATCAAGGTGGGTACTGGGATTGGGGCCGGGATTATCTGCCGAGGGGAGATCTACCGCGGTGCCGACGGCGCAGCGGGCGACGTAGGCCACATCTGCGTGGACCCCGGGGGACCGGTGTGCCACTGCGGCAACATCGGCTGCGTGGAGGCGATGGCGGGCGGGCCTGCCATCGCCCGCATGGCCCTCGAGGCCGCGGAGCGGGGAGAAAGCCCCCTCCTTGCTCGCCTGCTCGAGGAGCGGGGCACCTTAACTCCGGTGGAGGTGGGCCAGGCAAGCCGAGAGGGGGACCCGGTGGCCAACCGGATTATCCAGCGGGCTGGGCAACTCATCGGTCAAATGCTCGCTTCCTTGGTGAACTTCTTTAACCCCTCCCAGATCCTGGTGGGAGGTGGAGTCACCAGGGTGGGGCCCCTTCTCCTCGCCTCCATCCGCCAAAGCGTCTATCAGCGGTCCCTTCCCCTCTCCACCCGGCACCTCTACATCGGCTACACCCAGCTCGGGGAGCGCTCTGGCGTCGTAGGAGCGGGGGTCTTGGCCCTGGGGGAGGCCATTCGGGGAAGCCGGGAGGGAACCTAGCACGGCCGCGAAACTGGCGGGCGCTTGGAAGGTCCGGCTTGGCCGCCGGTGCCCGGCGAAGCCTGGCCCAGAGGCTAAGCCCATTCCTAGGAGGAACCTGAGGGTGCGGGCCCTGGAGACGGCCCTTACCCTCTTCGGTGTGGCCTTAGCCACCGCCTCGGCCTTGGTGGTGCCCTTGGTGCTGCGCTCCCTCGAGCGGGGGGGCAAGCGGACGCCGCCCAGGTCTTTGGCCTCCTGGTGGCCCTCCTGTTGCCTCTAGGGCTCTTAGCCGCCCTATCACCTGCCTTAGAAGCCTTCCGACAAATCCCCCTGGAGTTTTTCTGACCAGGGGCTGACACTCCCCAGGCATGCTGAGGCCGTGGAAATGGACGTACGGCTTGCCGTACCCCTGTCGCAGGCGGAGGGGATCCTCCCCCGTTTAGACGCCCTAGGTCTCGGGGCTGAGGTCTACCTGGAGCCCGCTCTCCTGGAGGAGGATGCCCTCTTCCCGGACCTGGCGGGGCGCCTTTCCTTCCCCCTCTCGGCCCACCTTCCCTTCTGGAACCTGGACCTTCTCTCCCCCGACCCCGAGGTCCGGGGCCTCACCCGGAGGCGCCTCCTCATCGGGCTGGACCGGGCGGCGGAGCTTGGGGCGGACCGGGCCGTCCTCCACTCGGGCATCCCCCACGGGCGCACCCCGGAGGAGGCCCTGGAGCGCGCTGAGCCCTTGGCCGAGGCCCTGGGTCCCGTGGTGCGCCGGGCCCGCACTTTGGGGGTGCGCCTCCTGCTGGAGAACACCCACGAGCCCAATCCCGAGGCCCTGAAACCCGTCTTAGAAGCCTATTCCGGGGGGTTGGGCTTCTGCTTTGACGCCGCCCACGCCCGGGTCTTCAGCCGCACCCCGGACCCCGCCCCTTGGCTCGCCTTGCTCCCTGAACACCTGCACCTCAACGACACCGACGGGATCTATGACCGCCACTGGGGCTTGGGCCGGGGGGTGCTGGACCACGGGGCCTGGCTCGGCCCCTTCCTGGACCGGCCCCTGGTGCTGGAGGTGCGGGAGGACCTCGAGCCCTCTCTCGCCTTCCTTACGCGTGTCCAACAGAGCTGGGAAGGCCACGGTTCCCAAATCCTTGGCCGAGAGGAGAGCGAAAAGCCCCCGCGGCCCCACACCCAGGGCCTCACAGAGGCCTAGGGGGCATGATATTCCCTTGACCGTGCCCCCTTAAGGTATAGGCCGTATGCGTAGGGCCCTGTGGCGGAAACAGACCTCGCCCTGGAAAGCGCGGCTTCCCTTGGAAACCATTCCCTTCCTCTTGCCCGCCTACGGGCTCTTTCTCCTCTTCATGATCCTGCCCGTTCTCCAGGCCATCTGGCTTTCCCTCCACCGGGAAAACCTCTTCGGCCAGGGACGGGCCTGGGCGGGCCTGGCCAACTACCAGGAGGCCCTCTCCCGGCCGGAGTTCTGGAAGAGCGCCCTCCTCACCCTGAAGTTCGCCCTCATGGTGGCCCCCTTGGAGCTCCTCCTGGGCCTGCTGGCCGCCCTTTTGGTCTGGCGCCCCTACCCCGGGGTAGCCCTCTTCCGCACCCTCTTCTTCCTGACCACCGCCGTACCCAGCGCCGTGGCCGCCGTGGTCTGGGGGTGGTTCCTGCACCCCGTGGGCGGATGGGCCAACCGTGCCCTGGCCTCCCTCGGCCTACCCCCCCAACCCTGGCTCACCTCCCCCGAGCTCGCCCTCCCCACCCTGGCGGTGGTCACGGCCTGGGCGGGGGTGGGCTTCACCGCCATCCTCCTCACCGCGGGGCTCCAGAGCATCCCGGAGGAGGTGTTGGAGGCCGCCACCGTAGACGGGGCCGGGCCCTTGACCCGCTTCTTCCGCATCACCCTGCCCCTCCTCTCCCCCACCCTCTTCCTGGTAGGTCTCCTGGTGGTGCTTAGGAGCCTCACGGCCTTCGGCCAAATCCACCTCCTCACCCGGGGCGGCCCGGCGGAGGGCTCCATGGTCCTCATCTACCGGGTGTACCAGGACGCCTTCTTCAACTTCCAGGTGCCCCTGGCAGCCGCCGAGGCCCTCCTCCTCTTCCTGGTCCTCCTCCTCCTGGCCACCCTGCAGTTCTCGCTCCTGGGCCGGAAGGTCCACTATGCGTAGCCTCAGGAAGCTCCTTCCCACCTACCTACTGGCTAGCCTCTACGCCTTACTCCTGGTTCTTCCCCTCCTCACCCTCCTCTCCGCCAGCCTGCGGAGCGAGGCCGACCTCTACGCCCCAAGCCTCCTTCCTCCCCATCCCACCGTCGAGGCCTACCGGGAAGCCCTGGTCCGCTACCCCCTCCTCCGCTTCCTCCTCAATAGCTTCCTCGTCTCCACCGCCGTCACCCTGGGGGTACTGGCCACAAGCCTCCTCGCCGCCTACGCCCTCGCCCGGATGCGCTTCCCGGGCCGGGAGGCCCTCTTCGGCCTCGCCGTGGCCCTCCTCCTGGTGCCGGGGGAGGCCACCTTCCTCCCCCTTTACCTCCTGGTGGACCGCCTGGGGTGGCTAGACACCTACCTCGCCCTCACCGTGCCCTTCCTGGCAAGCCCCCTCGGGGTCTTCCTCCTGCGCCAGTTCCTCAGGACCATCCCCGAGGATTATTTCGATGCCGCCCGCATAGACGGGGCGGGTCACTTCCAGATGCTCTACCACGTGGCCCTGCCCCTCAGCGCCCCGGCCCTGGGGGCCCTGGCGGCCGTCACCTTCATCGGCACTTGGAACATGTACCTCTGGCCCCTTGTGGTCACCAAAAGCCGGGAGATGCAGACAGCCCAGATCGCGGTGAGCTTCATCCTCAACGAGGAGGTGGCCCGGTGGAACGTGGTGGCTGCTGGGGCGATCCTGGTCCTTCTCCCCACC encodes:
- a CDS encoding sugar ABC transporter ATP-binding protein: MALLEVRGLRKRFGPTQALRGVELQVERGEILGLVGANGSGKSTLIRIVAGLVAPDAGQVLWEGRPFRPRDPRGALAQGIAVAYQEGSLLPLLSVVDNLCLPFLALGRPLPARSELQSFLASLGEWPLEARAGSLSQGQRQLLEVAKAMLLGPRLLILDEPTAALDRESVGRLFALLRRFVAAGGTVLFVTHRLGEVLELAHRVAVLRAGEVVGTLSTRGLRPEELVRLMAGAEEKEEGQAAPEGAILQGQPLLQVRGLVAPGLRGVDLQVGPGEVVGLGGLQGQGQRELLLALYGALPWQGEVWLAGRSVHPTHPGEALRLGMAYVGGDRAALAFLTRSVGENLLAASWGRFRWGPLLDLARAYASASEVAKSLDLVYAGLEAPMASLSGGNQQKVLLGRALLAGPRLLLLDDPAVGVDPPTRAAFYRRVRALAREGLGVLLYASDEEELLQNAHRVLVLAGGRLVAELRGPELTREGLIAAGLGAGGGHG
- a CDS encoding ABC transporter permease, producing the protein MARVPYLPALLLALLLFLGNVILAPALLDSTNLARFLFSALPLALLAAGQTLVILGGGIDLSSGALLTLSLVVAAALFGERPLLAPLVALLVAGAGGLVNGLVVAYLRLQPLVATFATGFLFGGLALWVLPQPGGSVPPGFQDLFALTWVPPTCFLLLGFLGRLLARSPFGRCLYAVGGNPLAAYANGVPVPQVLLQAYLIGGLLSGAGGLLLLAETGTGDPLVGQPLTLPAIAAVALGGTRLSGGAGSVEGSLLGALLLALFRNLVFFLGVPSNLQLLAEGVVVLLALAASNALLGRRLWSG
- a CDS encoding ABC transporter substrate-binding protein, which encodes MTAVVAALAVLAVVFAQRARAPFTIGVSNGFVGSEWRVQMLDNMRSLNEVYKRQGLTRDLVIQSANVDVAGQINQIRNLVLRRVNGILINPNSQSGLNGAIRDAVRSGVRVIAVDQEVSAPEALNVTIDQKEWAKISMRWLAEALGGKGNIVIINGIAGHPANEARYQGVKEVLAQYPNIKVLNVANADWDQAKGQEVMSRLLASYPQIDGVWSQDGMAEGALRALLAANLPRLPVMAGEARAGYLRLWADAKKKYPDFRSFGVYNPPGVGASGLKVMIRLLQGRKLKPGILAGPFRNTIYVPIPGQVTDATLEEALRQIQGKPDTYVLDGIISDQQADSYFQ
- a CDS encoding carbohydrate ABC transporter permease, with amino-acid sequence MRSLRKLLPTYLLASLYALLLVLPLLTLLSASLRSEADLYAPSLLPPHPTVEAYREALVRYPLLRFLLNSFLVSTAVTLGVLATSLLAAYALARMRFPGREALFGLAVALLLVPGEATFLPLYLLVDRLGWLDTYLALTVPFLASPLGVFLLRQFLRTIPEDYFDAARIDGAGHFQMLYHVALPLSAPALGALAAVTFIGTWNMYLWPLVVTKSREMQTAQIAVSFILNEEVARWNVVAAGAILVLLPTLVAFLLAQRAFVRGIALGGLKG
- a CDS encoding Gfo/Idh/MocA family protein, with translation MRREMEVLGIGLLGAGFINEFHLKAFRYVRGAEITAICSRRHGSAERLAELARDLGVGRPRVYTDLRAFLQDPEVEAVWVGVPNHVRLEVAETIADEVRSGRSALRGLAWEKPMARTLKEAHAILQALEDAGILHGYLENQIYAPSLTRGKELVWRRGAPLAGRPYLARAAEEHSGPHRPWFWRGDLQGGGVLSDMMCHSVAAGWFLLTPPGTPMAQLLPEAVTAQVAGLKWTHSPYAEALFQETGGEVDYRSAPAEDYAAARVVLRTPEGKKVLVEASTSWSFVGPGLRLTFELLGPEYSLFVNTLEGEAKVFFSRRVQGETGEDLVEKQNAEQGLMPFLAEEAFTYGYVAENQHMVQSFLEGRRPYTTLEEGLRVTELLMAAYLSAETGALVPLPEANLADFVPAVQRGAWRP
- a CDS encoding ROK family transcriptional regulator, with translation MGKPSPLLALGDLTPAEAQILNLLLWHRTLTRGELSREMNFSRSKVHELVAGLLDRGLLQEVGLSPSTGGRPPVTLAFREDLGVLGAVDLGATSLDVALLSPSLRLLAHHAEDLDVRLGPGPVMARVRGLLTRLLEALGLGPDHLLAIGMGVPGPVEFKSGLLINPPIMPGWEGFSIRDYLQETFPCAVFVDNDVNVMALGELWWDRRRHENFVVIKVGTGIGAGIICRGEIYRGADGAAGDVGHICVDPGGPVCHCGNIGCVEAMAGGPAIARMALEAAERGESPLLARLLEERGTLTPVEVGQASREGDPVANRIIQRAGQLIGQMLASLVNFFNPSQILVGGGVTRVGPLLLASIRQSVYQRSLPLSTRHLYIGYTQLGERSGVVGAGVLALGEAIRGSREGT
- a CDS encoding ABC transporter permease, which translates into the protein MERLRSPAARFGPVGLAFLLALFLLMLQALVQPTPLTWSQTLNLLKIAAVLGLLSVGQTLVVLSGGEGVDLSVGAVATLGAIVVYNFTRGQDALFGPAVALALLVGLGLGALNGVLIVHVRLPPLVATLGLSSVVLGLILWVGGRERGDVPPLLVRLVSEPWVLGIPGVIFLWAFLGFVVSFLLSRTPYGKALYALGANRAAARLSGIPVEGYVVLTYALAGMFNALGGVILLGHVQLIHLTLGEAYTLPSVIAVVAGGTSLSGGVGGYGGTVAGALLITLLQSVLLTLRVEEFGRQVAFGLILLALLAFYGRGRPLRQ
- a CDS encoding sugar phosphate isomerase/epimerase family protein, which gives rise to MDVRLAVPLSQAEGILPRLDALGLGAEVYLEPALLEEDALFPDLAGRLSFPLSAHLPFWNLDLLSPDPEVRGLTRRRLLIGLDRAAELGADRAVLHSGIPHGRTPEEALERAEPLAEALGPVVRRARTLGVRLLLENTHEPNPEALKPVLEAYSGGLGFCFDAAHARVFSRTPDPAPWLALLPEHLHLNDTDGIYDRHWGLGRGVLDHGAWLGPFLDRPLVLEVREDLEPSLAFLTRVQQSWEGHGSQILGREESEKPPRPHTQGLTEA
- a CDS encoding carbohydrate ABC transporter permease; the protein is MRRALWRKQTSPWKARLPLETIPFLLPAYGLFLLFMILPVLQAIWLSLHRENLFGQGRAWAGLANYQEALSRPEFWKSALLTLKFALMVAPLELLLGLLAALLVWRPYPGVALFRTLFFLTTAVPSAVAAVVWGWFLHPVGGWANRALASLGLPPQPWLTSPELALPTLAVVTAWAGVGFTAILLTAGLQSIPEEVLEAATVDGAGPLTRFFRITLPLLSPTLFLVGLLVVLRSLTAFGQIHLLTRGGPAEGSMVLIYRVYQDAFFNFQVPLAAAEALLLFLVLLLLATLQFSLLGRKVHYA